Within Haematobia irritans isolate KBUSLIRL chromosome 2, ASM5000362v1, whole genome shotgun sequence, the genomic segment tccctgagtcgatataaccatgtccgtctgtccgtccgtccgtccgtccgtccgtctgtgaacacatttttgtgatcaaagtctaggtcgcaatttaggtCCAATCGCctacaaattttgcacatggtcctattttgggtcagaatagaaccctattgattttggaagaaatcggttcagatttagatatagctcccatatatatctttcgcccgatatgcactaatatggacccagcagccagagttttataccgatttacctgaaattttgtacaaacataacacttagtcgtatagtcaagtgtgcaaaatttgaatgaaatcggttcagatttagatatagctgccatatatatctttcgcccgatatgcacttatatggccccagaagtcagattttgttgctgaatttggttgaaattttgcacaaggagtacaattagtagtatagtcaagtgtgcaaaatttgattgaaatcgggtcagatttagatatagctcccatatatatctttcgcccgatatggactaatatggttctaaaagccagagttttgacccaatttggttgaaattttgcacagcgagtagatttagcattgtagctatgtgtgccaaatttggttgaaatcgattcagatttagatatagctcccatatatatctttcgccctatatgcacttatatggacccagaagccagagttttatcccgattagcttgaaattttgcacaaggagtacaattggtagtatagtcatgtgtgccaaatttgattgaaatcggttcagatttagatattgcttccatatatatttttcgcccgatatggacttatatggccccagaagccagagttttggcccaatttggttgaaattttgcactagaagtacaattagtaatatagtgatgtgtgccaaatttggttgacatcggttcagatttagatatagctcccatatatatgtttttctgatttcgacaaaaatggtcaaaataccaacattttccttgtaaaatcgccactgcttagtcgaaaagttgtaaaaatgactctaactttcctaaacttctaatacatatatatcgagcgataaatcataaataaactttgcgaagtttccttagaattgattcagatttaaatgtttcccatatttatacccttcaccactactgtggtacaggtgtTCGCCGAATGCGAAAAGTAtggaaatatagagaaaaataaaaacacgatagtttaatattttcaatatataacaagagcagaaggttttattaaggtgttttctattataattaatggtaaacaatattacctataatttccaacgatatggataaatttgcaaccgcaccaattggcttatcgataacaagtaaagtgagagatgctctcaaccaagatggcggaaggcggggcttttgacaagataaattaatattcaaattatgacATTTCTACTCTGGCAGGGATGTACCAAAAAGTAGTATACAAATTCTAACGAACACTATTAAGTCCAATTAATCTTTACTCGAACTTAAACATTGCCGGCCGCCTTGCAACATCAAGGTATGTTGTAACTAAAACTAaacttaaaatacaaaatgaggCTAAGTGCAGTGCAAAGTGAGTTTCCTTCAGTTCATTTACCATAAAtccaatttattaattcatttaTCTTTTCAAATTCAACCTAAGACTAGATATTACGTAAGGTCAGAAGGGGACCTGGTAGAACCCAAAAGGGGGGCTCTCGCGACAATATATCGATGGGTCAAAAGGGGACCCGTTAGAACCCCAAAAAGGGGGCTCTCGCGAAGAGATACAATAAAACGATGGCCAAAAGGGGGCCGTTAGAACCCAAAAGGGGGGCTCTCGCGCATTTACCCTAGCAGTTACACAACCCGGACAGAACCCAACCGAAGATTGTATAATGAGCCACCGGGAGACCGGGCGACGTATACACCCTATGTGTTATGATTCGCCCATACACCTCAGGACCAAAAACGATCGCAACCCGTCCCACTCGGTAAAATTGCGGATCTGCCAAAGGTAATCCCAAAAAGGATTCCTTGATCCGTTCTGGCACGGCTTCGGCGGGGGTCAACACACGACCTAGATCGTGCACACGAGCAGTAAACGTCAGTCGCTGCTCTGGATCATAAGCGGACGATACTGTCAACCGGCAAAATTGGACCCCCTCAATATTTGTAACCGGTAGCCCTAAGTTCTCGACCATAGAACGACAGATTTGGCTTTGGCGCGCGCAGTTGTCGATTACTGCACGGACCGGAACGGACACACCATGGGGGGACACGCGGACTACGAGGCTGGGCGCCAGAGTAACGACATTCTGCAGAGGCAGAACTCCGACGCCGCCAAAATCGGAATATGACCGTGCCACAGCAAGATCGGACGGACGATTCGTATGGTTCCCACTACGAATCCGCTGAGCAGACCTCGAGCTCCCATGTTCAATTCGAGGCGCCACAGCCGCAGCGTGTAACAAAACATTGTGGTCCCCGGAGCAACTG encodes:
- the LOC142225535 gene encoding uncharacterized protein LOC142225535 translates to MENTSCFADDLENFEVIMDQSDDDTACPLDMSAVERALLEEPMAIPSPAIPEVQLSPQEIESPPPVVVDEPVVAPAVVEATDVGRTPAQLVCRVCGGRHALRRCRKFLSLSIEKRIRMVVRHRYCYRCLAQTHQSKDCPSRRRCPSCSGDHNVLLHAAAVAPRIEHGSSRSAQRIRSGNHTNRPSDLAVARSYSDFGGVGVLPLQNVVTLAPSLVVRVSPHGVSVPVRAVIDNCARQSQICRSMVENLGLPVTNIEGVQFCRLTVSSAYDPEQRLTFTARVHDLGRVLTPAEAVPERIKESFLGLPLADPQFYRVGRVAIVFGPEVYGRIITHRVYTSPGLPVAHYTIFGWVLSGLCNC